A window of the Citrus sinensis cultivar Valencia sweet orange chromosome 9, DVS_A1.0, whole genome shotgun sequence genome harbors these coding sequences:
- the LOC102618317 gene encoding glutamate receptor 2.8-like has translation MASQNQYLLLLILVIFSFPILEPSESMEIVKVGVILDMKSTVGSMANRTISMALSDFYSRNSHYRTRLNLLTRDSQNDVVLAAFSAIDLMKNEKVHAIIGPQRSSEAKFVINLGEKAKVPIISFSATSPSLSPSEHENKFFVRSAYNDSSQVKALASIVKAYGWREIILIYEDTDYGSGLIPYLIDALQESDTRVRYRSVVSSNANDNEILMELEKLKKNRTTIFLVHMTASLGSKLFKQAKIAGMMSEGYAWIATQGLSTLLDPVKDMESMQGVLGLRPYIPSSKKLEHFKLRWIKSADKPDGSTGGSNLFGLWAYDTVWAIAMAVERAGIENSSFLKSNTSKSRVDIAALGTFEMGAKLLDTLINTTFEGLSGNFHLVNGQLEPSAFEIFNVIGTSERVIGYWTKEKELLSELNDNNGRATNNLKNPIWPGNTIDQPRKLKIGVPVREGFTEFIKVVENKNKTTQVSGFCYDMFHAVLQVLEFPLPYEFVPFHDGSFDELLHKIEKQEFDAAVGDTTIVANRSTFVDFTLPYSESGVSMLVLVKDDERKNFWIFLKPLSWDLWLTTGAAFIFTGLVVWVLEHRINTEFRGPPQHQIGTIFWFSFSTLVFAHRERVVNNLSRFVLIIWVFVVLILTQSYTASLTSMLTVQRLQPSFTDVKDIQKNGYFVGYQTNSFVKDLLTKKLNFNETRLKNYTTSEDYHDALSNGEVAAIFDEIPYIKIFLASYCSRYMMVGPTYRTDGFGFAFPLGSPLVPYISRAILKVTEDKEKMENIEKALGNQATCEGQGPTTLSSDSLSVYSFGGLFIIAGIASMSSLLIYVFNFVCFHRPELNNHDPERSFWSKIIDLMKHFDQRDPSLHPFMKRSESRVHPEASPEGNGASPDTDDMQNHSRDSNEGADTVGSYEEEAHSSVGNDASIGAPNAS, from the exons ATGGCGAGCCAAAATCAGTACTTGCTCTTGCTTATTTTAGTCATCTTTTCATTTCCAATACTTGAGCCCTCAGAATCAATGGAAATTGTAAAAGTGGGTGTAATTCTAGATATGAAATCCACTGTGGGAAGCATGGCAAATAGGACTATATCGATGGCACTCTCCGACTTCTATTCTCGGAACTCCCATTATCGGACAAGGCTGAATCTCCTCACCAGGGATTCTCAAAACGATGTCGTTCTTGCGGCATTTTCAg CTATTGATTTGATGAAGAATGAAAAAGTGCATGCCATCATTGGACCTCAAAGGTCATCAGAAGCTAAGTTTGTGATCAATCTCGGAGAAAAAGCAAAGGTTCcaatcatttcattttcagCTACAAGTCCTTCTCTTTCTCCAAGTGAGCATGAAAACAAGTTTTTCGTTCGTTCTGCCTATAATGACTCCTCTCAAGTGAAAGCCCTAGCATCCATTGTTAAAGCCTATGGTTGGAGGGAAATTATCCTAATTTATGAAGATACAGATTACGGTAGTGGCTTGATTCCATATCTGATCGATGCTTTACAAGAATCTGACACTAGGGTTCGTTATAGAAGTGTCGTTTCATCAAATGCTAATgataatgaaattttgatgGAGCTGGAGAAGCTAAAGAAAAACCGAACTACGATTTTCTTGGTGCATATGACAGCTTCTCTTGGTTCCAAGCTCTTCAAACAAGCAAAAATTGCAGGAATGATGAGTGAAGGGTATGCATGGATTGCCACACAAGGTTTATCGACATTGTTGGATCCTGTTAAAGACATGGAATCGATGCAAGGAGTATTGGGTTTAAGGCCATACATACCAAGCTCAAAAAAACTTGAACATTTCAAATTGAGATGGATCAAGTCGGCAGATAAACCAGATGGCTCAACTGGAGGATCAAACCTCTTTGGATTGTGGGCATATGATACAGTATGGGCAATAGCTATGGCTGTAGAGAGGGCTGGCATAGAGAATTCTAGCTTCTTGAAGTCAAATACAAGCAAGAGTAGAGTTGATATAGCAGCCTTGGGAACATTTGAAATGGGTGCGAAGCTTCTTGACACATTGATAAACACTACATTTGAAGGCTTAAGTGGAAACTTTCATTTGGTTAACGGACAATTGGAACCTTCAGCCTTTGAAATATTCAATGTGATAGGAACTTCTGAGAGAGTTATCGGATACTGGACTAAAGAGAAAGAACTTCTTTCAGAGTTGAATGATAATAACGGTAGAGCGACAAACAATCTGAAGAATCCAATTTGGCCAGGAAATACAATAGATCAGCCTAGGAAGTTGAAGATTGGGGTTCCTGTGAGAGAAGGTTTTactgaatttattaaagtagttgaaaataaaaacaagacCACCCAAGTTTCAGGTTTCTGCTACGATATGTTCCACGCTGTACTACAAGTTTTAGAATTTCCACTCCCGTATGAATTTGTTCCATTCCATGATGGGAGTTTCGATGAACTTCTTCACAAAATCGAAAAACAG GAATTCGATGCTGCAGTGGGAGATACAACAATTGTGGCTAATCGTTCAACGTTTGTTGATTTTACGCTGCCGTATTCAGAATCAGGCGTGTCAATGTTAGTTTTGGTGAAAGATGATGAGAGGAAAAACTTTTGGATATTCTTAAAGCCTCTAAGTTGGGATCTTTGGTTAACAACAGGAGCAGCTTTCATTTTCACGGGCTTGGTTGTTTGGGTTCTTGAACACCGTATCAACACTGAATTCAGAGGCCCCCCACAGCATCAAATTGGCACAATATTTTGGTTTTCCTTCTCAACACTCGTCTTTGCTCATA GGGAGAGAGTGGTGAACAACTTGTCAAGGTTTGTGCTCATCATATGGGTTTTTGTGGTGCTAATCTTGACACAAAGTTACACCGCAAGCTTGACTTCAATGTTGACAGTACAACGGCTGCAGCCTTCATTTACTGATGTTAAGGATATTCAGAAAAATGGTTACTTTGTAGGATACCAGACCAATTCTTTTGTGAAAGATCTCTTGACAAaaaaactgaattttaatGAGACCAGGTTGAAGAATTATACCACCTCAGAAGACTATCATGATGCTTTGTCTAATGGTGAGGTAGCTGcaatttttgatgaaattccCTACATTAAGATCTTCCTCGCTAGCTACTGCTCAAGGTATATGATGGTCGGACCAACCTACAGGACTGACGGATTCGGCTTT GCCTTTCCGCTAGGATCCCCACTAGTCCCTTACATCTCAAGGGCAATCTTGAAAGTCACTGAAGATAAggagaaaatggaaaatattgAAAAGGCTTTAGGCAATCAAGCAACCTGTGAAGGTCAAGGTCCAACCACGTTGTCTTCGGATAGTCTCAGTGTTTACAGCTTTGGAGGCCTGTTCATCATCGCAGGAATTGCTTCCATGTCTTCGCTCTTGATATATGTGTTCaactttgtttgttttcaCCGGCCCGAGTTGAACAACCACGATCCCGAAAGATCATTCTGGTCGAAAATCATTGATTTGATGAAGCACTTTGACCAGAGAGATCCCTCCTTACATCCTTTTATGAAGAGAAGTGAATCCAGAGTTCATCCTGAAGCAAGTCCTGAAGGCAATGGAGCTTCGCCCGATACTGATGATATGCAGAACCATTCGAGGGATTCCAACGAAGGAGCAGATACTGTTGGCAGCTATGAAGAGGAGGCTCATTCTTCAGTGGGTAATGATGCATCTATCGGCGCACCTAACGCATCTTAG
- the LOC102618604 gene encoding diacylglycerol kinase 7-like isoform X1 gives MDSPSSTTRIAARSSMIDSIRGCGLSGMRIDKEDLRRKLSIPEYLRVAMSNAIRRKEGEPPADTCQSDVIVDGNGVQPPEAPMVVFINSRSGGRHGPELKERLQELMGKEQVFDLSEVKPHEFVQYGLACLEKLAELGDFCAKDTRQKMRIVVAGGDGTVGWVLGSVGELNKQGREPVPPVAIIPLGTGNDLSRSFGWGGSFPFAWKSAVKRTLQRASAGPICRLDSWHAVIQMPSGEVVDPPHSLKPTEDCALDQGLQIEGALPEKVNCYEGVFYNYFSIGMDAQVAYGFHHLRNEKPYLAQGPISNKLIYSGYSCTQGWFLTPCISDPNLRGLKNILRMHVKKVNCSEWEQVAVPKSVRAIVALNLHNYASGRNPWGNLSPEYLEKKGFVEAHADDGLLEIFGLKQGWHASFVMVELISAKHIAQAAAIRLEFRGGEWKDAFMQMDGEPWKQPLNRDYSTFVEIKRVPFQSLMISGE, from the exons ATGGACTCGCCGTCGTCGACGACGCGGATTGCGGCGAGATCGTCGATGATTGACTCGATTCGCGGCTGCGGGTTGTCGGGGATGCGAATTGATAAAGAGGATTTAAGGCGGAAGCTTTCGATACCGGAGTATTTGCGAGTCGCGATGAGCAACGCGATTAGGCGGAAGGAAGGCGAGCCGCCGGCTGATACCTGCCAGAGCGATGTAATCGTTGACGGTAACGGCGTTCAGCCGCCGGAAGCGCCGATggttgtttttataaattcgCGCAGCGGTGGACGGCACGGGCCTGAGTTGAAGGAGCGCCTCCAGGAATTGATGGGAAAAGAACAG GTTTTTGATTTATCAGAGGTGAAACCACATGAGTTTGTCCAGTATGGATTGGCTTGTTTGGAGAAGTTGGCTGAGCTTGGTGACTTTTGTGCCAAAGATACTCGTCAAAAGATGAGAATAGTG GTTGCTGGAGGTGATGGTACGGTTGGTTGGGTACTAGGAAGTGTTGGTGAACTTAACAAACAGGGCCGGGAGCCAGTTCCTCCAGTAGCAATTATTCCACTTGGTACAGGAAATGACCTCTCTAGGAGTTTTGGTTGG GGCGGCTCATTTCCGTTTGCCTGGAAATCAGCTGTCAAAAGAACTCTTCAGAGAGCCAGTGCAGGTCCAATATGCCGTCTAGACAG TTGGCATGCTGTAATTCAAATGCCATCTGGAGAAGTTGTGGATCCACCCCATTCTCTGAAGCCTACTGAAGATTGTGCTCTTGATCAG GGCTTACAGATTGAGGGGGCACTGCCTGAAAAAGTGAACTGCTATGAAGGAGTGTTTTATAATTACTTCAGCATAG GAATGGATGCTCAAGTTGCTTATGGCTTCCACCATTTACGTAATGAAAAACCTTACCTTGCACAAGGTCCTATTTCAAATAAG TTAATATACTCTGGCTACAGTTGCACTCAGGGTTGGTTCCTCACACCTTGCATAAGTGATCCAAATTTAAG GGGACTCAAGAACATCCTACGGATGCATGTTAAGAAGGTCAATTGCTCAGAATGGGAGCAGGTTGCAGTCCCTAAAAG TGTGAGGGCAATAGTTGCTTTGAATCTTCATAACTATGCCAGTGGAAGAAATCCGTGGGGAAATTTGAGTCCAGAGTATTTGGAAAAG AAAGGCTTTGTTGAGGCCCATGCTGATGATGGTCTTCTAGAAATTTTTGGTTTGAAGCAAGGATGGCATGCATCTTTCGTTATGGTTGAACTCATCTCTGCCAAACACATTGCCCAG GCTGCAGCTATTAGATTGGAATTCAGGGGTGGTGAGTGGAAAGATGCATTTATGCAGATGGATGGAGAACCATGGAAACAGCCACTGAACAGAGACTACTCGACGTTCGTTGAGATTAAGAGAGTGCCCTTTCAATCTCTAATGATCAGTGGGGAGTAA
- the LOC102618604 gene encoding diacylglycerol kinase 3-like isoform X2 → MDSPSSTTRIAARSSMIDSIRGCGLSGMRIDKEDLRRKLSIPEYLRVAMSNAIRRKEGEPPADTCQSDVIVDGNGVQPPEAPMVVFINSRSGGRHGPELKERLQELMGKEQVFDLSEVKPHEFVQYGLACLEKLAELGDFCAKDTRQKMRIVVAGGDGTVGWVLGSVGELNKQGREPVPPVAIIPLGTGNDLSRSFGWGGSFPFAWKSAVKRTLQRASAGPICRLDSWHAVIQMPSGEVVDPPHSLKPTEDCALDQGLQIEGALPEKVNCYEGVFYNYFSIGMDAQVAYGFHHLRNEKPYLAQGPISNKLIYSGYSCTQGWFLTPCISDPNLRGLKNILRMHVKKVNCSEWEQVAVPKRWSSNIWCEGNSCFESS, encoded by the exons ATGGACTCGCCGTCGTCGACGACGCGGATTGCGGCGAGATCGTCGATGATTGACTCGATTCGCGGCTGCGGGTTGTCGGGGATGCGAATTGATAAAGAGGATTTAAGGCGGAAGCTTTCGATACCGGAGTATTTGCGAGTCGCGATGAGCAACGCGATTAGGCGGAAGGAAGGCGAGCCGCCGGCTGATACCTGCCAGAGCGATGTAATCGTTGACGGTAACGGCGTTCAGCCGCCGGAAGCGCCGATggttgtttttataaattcgCGCAGCGGTGGACGGCACGGGCCTGAGTTGAAGGAGCGCCTCCAGGAATTGATGGGAAAAGAACAG GTTTTTGATTTATCAGAGGTGAAACCACATGAGTTTGTCCAGTATGGATTGGCTTGTTTGGAGAAGTTGGCTGAGCTTGGTGACTTTTGTGCCAAAGATACTCGTCAAAAGATGAGAATAGTG GTTGCTGGAGGTGATGGTACGGTTGGTTGGGTACTAGGAAGTGTTGGTGAACTTAACAAACAGGGCCGGGAGCCAGTTCCTCCAGTAGCAATTATTCCACTTGGTACAGGAAATGACCTCTCTAGGAGTTTTGGTTGG GGCGGCTCATTTCCGTTTGCCTGGAAATCAGCTGTCAAAAGAACTCTTCAGAGAGCCAGTGCAGGTCCAATATGCCGTCTAGACAG TTGGCATGCTGTAATTCAAATGCCATCTGGAGAAGTTGTGGATCCACCCCATTCTCTGAAGCCTACTGAAGATTGTGCTCTTGATCAG GGCTTACAGATTGAGGGGGCACTGCCTGAAAAAGTGAACTGCTATGAAGGAGTGTTTTATAATTACTTCAGCATAG GAATGGATGCTCAAGTTGCTTATGGCTTCCACCATTTACGTAATGAAAAACCTTACCTTGCACAAGGTCCTATTTCAAATAAG TTAATATACTCTGGCTACAGTTGCACTCAGGGTTGGTTCCTCACACCTTGCATAAGTGATCCAAATTTAAG GGGACTCAAGAACATCCTACGGATGCATGTTAAGAAGGTCAATTGCTCAGAATGGGAGCAGGTTGCAGTCCCTAAAAGGTGGAGTTCGAATATCTGG TGTGAGGGCAATAGTTGCTTTGAATCTTCATAA
- the LOC102616969 gene encoding uncharacterized protein LOC102616969 isoform X1 encodes MSSKTLTLVAFAVAASAISASTAISFYIWGKFKRLEKSLNSTLQKCAAERQGRVRAQQALRKALAQPKSENLELTSYPMTPIGVVQSCFSTRNGTPRQPLLVPLARACLVFDASRVPPASLEGLGEYSHCWILYVFHLNTDLEKLWKEPSKSKFKAKVRVPRLKGERIGVFATRSPHRPCPIGLTVAKVEAVQGNTVLLSGVDLVDGTPVLDVKPYLPYCDSIQGAEVPEWVMVENKLTIASVSFAEGFFSTLDDCWGTAGKKSLYASTDELQSLIKQVLSWDIRSVSQRNRPHDSLVMIGNGKAFGNPSDVDENQDEETSVCRSDQGPTPSEHVIYHLILEGLDLSYRIDGNGNVIVEKVSISSEFPNGKQNRCDYSMWRDHLT; translated from the exons ATGTCCTCCAAAACCTTAACCTTAGTTGCATTTGCAGTTGCCGCATCCGCCATTTCTGCTTCCACTGCCATCTCTT TTTATATATGGGGAAAGTTTAAGCGGCTAGAGAAATCTTTGAACTCAACGCTACAAAAATGTGCTGCTGAGAGGCAAGGTCGTGTCAGGGCTCAACAG GCTTTAAGGAAAGCTTTGGCACAACCCAAGTCTGAAAATTTGGAGCTGACTTCTTATCCCATGACTCCTATTGGTGTAGTCCAGTCTTGCTTCTCTACCAG AAATGGGACACCGAGGCAACCTTTACTTGTTCCTCTTGCTAGGGCATGTTTGGTGTTTGATGCATCTCGCGTTCCTCCAGCTTCCCTTGAGGGTCTTGGAGAATATTCTCATTGCTGGATTCTATATGTGTTTCATTTAAATACAGATCTGGAGAAGTTATGGAAGGAACCATcgaaatcaaaattcaaagccAAA GTGAGAGTCCCAAGACTAAAAGGTGAAAGGATAGGAGTCTTTGCTACCCGATCTCCCCATCGGCCATGTCCTATTGGACTTACTGTTGCAAAG GTGGAGGCAGTGCAAGGAAATACGGTTCTGCTATCTGGTGTGGATCTGGTTGATGGGACA CCGGTACTTGATGTCAAACCATATCTACCATATTGTGACAGCATACAAGGAGCAGAGGTGCCAGAGTGGGTAATG GTGGAAAATAAGTTAACAATAGCTTCTGTCAGCTTCGCCGAGGGCTTCTTTTCAACACTTGATGATTGCTGGGGAACTGCA GGAAAGAAATCACTTTATGCATCAACAGATGAGCTTCAAAGCTTGATCAAACAAGTGCTTTCGTGGGATATCAGATCAGTCTCCCAGCGAAATCGACCTCATGATTCCCTAGTTATGATAGGAAATGGCAAGGCATTTGGTAATCCTTCAGACGTTGACGAAAACCAAGACGAAGAAACTTCTGTTTGCAGAAGTGACCAAGGTCCTACTCCCTCCGAGCACGTGATTTATCACCTGATTCTGGAAGGACTGGATCTCTCATACAGAATTGATGGCAACGGCAATGTCATTGTAGAAAAAGTCTCAATTTCATCTGAATTCCCCAATGGTAAGCAAAACCGTTGCGATTACTCAATGTGGAGAGATCATCTAACATGA
- the LOC102616969 gene encoding uncharacterized protein LOC102616969 isoform X2, giving the protein MSSKTLTLVAFAVAASAISASTAISFYIWGKFKRLEKSLNSTLQKCAAERQGRVRAQQALRKALAQPKSENLELTSYPMTPIGVVQSCFSTRNGTPRQPLLVPLARACLVFDASRVPPASLEGLGEYSHCWILYVFHLNTDLEKLWKEPSKSKFKAKVRVPRLKGERIGVFATRSPHRPCPIGLTVAKPVLDVKPYLPYCDSIQGAEVPEWVMVENKLTIASVSFAEGFFSTLDDCWGTAGKKSLYASTDELQSLIKQVLSWDIRSVSQRNRPHDSLVMIGNGKAFGNPSDVDENQDEETSVCRSDQGPTPSEHVIYHLILEGLDLSYRIDGNGNVIVEKVSISSEFPNGKQNRCDYSMWRDHLT; this is encoded by the exons ATGTCCTCCAAAACCTTAACCTTAGTTGCATTTGCAGTTGCCGCATCCGCCATTTCTGCTTCCACTGCCATCTCTT TTTATATATGGGGAAAGTTTAAGCGGCTAGAGAAATCTTTGAACTCAACGCTACAAAAATGTGCTGCTGAGAGGCAAGGTCGTGTCAGGGCTCAACAG GCTTTAAGGAAAGCTTTGGCACAACCCAAGTCTGAAAATTTGGAGCTGACTTCTTATCCCATGACTCCTATTGGTGTAGTCCAGTCTTGCTTCTCTACCAG AAATGGGACACCGAGGCAACCTTTACTTGTTCCTCTTGCTAGGGCATGTTTGGTGTTTGATGCATCTCGCGTTCCTCCAGCTTCCCTTGAGGGTCTTGGAGAATATTCTCATTGCTGGATTCTATATGTGTTTCATTTAAATACAGATCTGGAGAAGTTATGGAAGGAACCATcgaaatcaaaattcaaagccAAA GTGAGAGTCCCAAGACTAAAAGGTGAAAGGATAGGAGTCTTTGCTACCCGATCTCCCCATCGGCCATGTCCTATTGGACTTACTGTTGCAAAG CCGGTACTTGATGTCAAACCATATCTACCATATTGTGACAGCATACAAGGAGCAGAGGTGCCAGAGTGGGTAATG GTGGAAAATAAGTTAACAATAGCTTCTGTCAGCTTCGCCGAGGGCTTCTTTTCAACACTTGATGATTGCTGGGGAACTGCA GGAAAGAAATCACTTTATGCATCAACAGATGAGCTTCAAAGCTTGATCAAACAAGTGCTTTCGTGGGATATCAGATCAGTCTCCCAGCGAAATCGACCTCATGATTCCCTAGTTATGATAGGAAATGGCAAGGCATTTGGTAATCCTTCAGACGTTGACGAAAACCAAGACGAAGAAACTTCTGTTTGCAGAAGTGACCAAGGTCCTACTCCCTCCGAGCACGTGATTTATCACCTGATTCTGGAAGGACTGGATCTCTCATACAGAATTGATGGCAACGGCAATGTCATTGTAGAAAAAGTCTCAATTTCATCTGAATTCCCCAATGGTAAGCAAAACCGTTGCGATTACTCAATGTGGAGAGATCATCTAACATGA